Below is a genomic region from Tolypothrix sp. NIES-4075.
TTGATTTGGATGAATAAATCTTTGAGTTCTTCAGCAATTTCTGGGGGAGGATTACCAGATAACGCGGTTGCGATTAAGCGTTCTGCGGCTTGTAACTCGCCACATTCGATCGCCCGCCGTTCACCGGGGCTTCGGTCGCCAGCTTTAGTTCTGCGGCTTGTAACTCGCCACATTCGATCGCTAAAGAGGCAGCACTGCGATGGAGTACGGAACGAGTGGGTTCAGCATCAAGGGTGCTAGCGATTAAGACTGCGGCTTGAGCTTCTTGCTCAAAGGCTTGGCGTGTTAATTGTGCAGGCTGTTCCGGAGTTCCTCTTAAACGGGCGACGGCTGCTGCTTCAGCTAAATCCATTGCTTGTTGGTGGAACGCTTGAATCTGGCTCATTGGGGTATGGTTCCTTCGGGAGTATGCTTTGTGCTAATAATAGAAATCGGTTGACTGAACTCTACCACTAATGAGAGAAATCATAGCCCAATTAACTCAACTTAATTTACAGGTTGTAGAACTCGCTGGAAAGGGAAATTTACAACAAGCGATAATTGTTGCCCAGCAAGCTGTAAATATAAGAATAAATCAGCAGCTAACCGAACATCCTGCATATTGTGATAGCTTGAATAACCTCGCCGAATTATATCGGATGCAAGGACATTATTTGTTAGCCCAGCCTTTACAGCACCTACGGCTGTTATGAGGTACAGTAGCAGCAACTGGCAAACCAGTTTCTTAAATGTTGAGGATTTATTAAGTCGAGTGCAACTGAGATTAGTTTATCAACCATTTCTGTTGTAGTTGGAGTGAAACTACGTAAAAAAGATTTAAGTTGTGACCACCATAATTCAATTGGATTAAAATCGGGAGAGTATGAGGATAAACAAATAAATGAACGCGCCTACATCTTCAATCATTGGCACAATTGAATCTAGTTTATGTGCGGATAAATTATCCATTACTACTACTGCTCCTGACCATAAATTTGGCACTAAAAACTTCTCAACAAATAATTCAAATGCTCTGCCATCCATTGAACCATTCATTGTCATTAATGCAACTACTTTATTAATACCAATTGCTCCAATTACTGTAAATGAGTGAACCTCTATAGAAGGGGTTAAGAGAGTAAGCTCTTGTTCCCATTTGTGAACGAGCATGAGTCCTCGTTAACCCAAGTAGAACGCCAGTTTCGTCCAAAAATACTAAATTTTCTGGCTCTATATGTTTGACCTTTTCCCAATAATCTAATCTTAAATTTAGGACTCTCTCTGTTCCGGCTTGGGTACTCCGCTTTGTTTTTTTTTACGATTTAATCCTAATTTCTGTAAGGCACGACACATTGCACTTCGACCCACCCAATT
It encodes:
- a CDS encoding transposase, whose amino-acid sequence is MLVHKWEQELTLLTPSIEVHSFTVIGAIGINKVVALMTMNGSMDGRAFELFVEKFLVPNLWSGAVVVMDNLSAHKLDSIVPMIEDVGAFIYLFILILSRF
- a CDS encoding tetratricopeptide repeat protein; protein product: MREIIAQLTQLNLQVVELAGKGNLQQAIIVAQQAVNIRINQQLTEHPAYCDSLNNLAELYRMQGHYLLAQPLQHLRLL